One Roseomonas sp. OT10 DNA window includes the following coding sequences:
- a CDS encoding ABC transporter permease, which produces MSAVSAAVESAVEAAPIARPGFLGRYLRSPVAVIGLVLLLAVLAAALAAPWMFPRDPLGLAGRPLQWPGANPRFWFGTDPSGRDIAAQIFHGARVSLLIGLVATTISVAIGIGIGALAGYYGGWVDDALMRVTEAFQTLPNFLLLLVLVAVFGSDITTVTVAIGLVSWPATARLTRAEFLTLRSREFVQACRTLGMGDARIIFREILPNALPPVIVYASVVMATAILLESALAFLNLSDPNVASWGNMIGAGRSVLRVQWYVSAIPGVAILVTVLAVSLVGQGLNDALNPRLKADA; this is translated from the coding sequence GTGAGCGCCGTGTCCGCCGCCGTGGAGAGCGCCGTCGAGGCCGCCCCCATCGCCCGCCCCGGCTTCCTGGGGCGCTACCTGCGCAGCCCGGTGGCGGTGATCGGGCTGGTGCTGCTGCTGGCCGTCCTCGCCGCCGCCCTCGCCGCGCCCTGGATGTTCCCGCGCGACCCGCTGGGCCTGGCCGGGCGACCGCTGCAATGGCCCGGCGCCAACCCGCGCTTCTGGTTCGGCACCGATCCCTCGGGCCGCGACATCGCGGCCCAGATCTTCCACGGGGCGCGGGTGTCGCTGCTGATCGGGCTGGTGGCCACGACGATCTCGGTGGCCATCGGCATCGGGATCGGGGCGCTGGCCGGCTATTACGGCGGCTGGGTGGACGATGCGCTGATGCGGGTGACGGAGGCCTTCCAGACCCTGCCGAACTTCCTGCTGCTGCTGGTGCTGGTGGCGGTGTTCGGCTCCGACATCACCACCGTCACGGTGGCGATCGGCCTCGTCTCCTGGCCCGCCACGGCGCGGCTGACGCGCGCGGAGTTCCTGACGCTGCGCTCGCGCGAGTTCGTGCAGGCCTGCCGCACGCTGGGCATGGGCGATGCGCGGATCATCTTCCGCGAGATCCTGCCCAATGCCCTGCCGCCGGTGATCGTCTACGCCTCGGTCGTCATGGCGACCGCGATCCTGCTGGAGAGCGCGCTGGCCTTCCTCAACCTCTCCGACCCCAACGTCGCCTCCTGGGGCAACATGATCGGGGCGGGGCGCAGCGTGCTGCGGGTGCAGTGGTACGTCTCCGCCATTCCCGGCGTTGCCATCCTGGTGACGGTGCTGGCCGTCTCGCTGGTCGGGCAGGGGCTGAACGACGCATTGAACCCGCGCCTGAAGGCCGATGCATGA
- a CDS encoding ABC transporter permease produces the protein MRVLALALRRLAASLPTLLIILVGLFLLLQLAPGDTVDALVAQMGGGDPTMIETLRQYYGLDASVPVQLGRYLWRLVQLDLGQSAIYGKPVAEVILERLPPTLLLMGSSLSLAFAGGMALGVVAARRVNRWPDTLISTIGLIFYATPSFWFGLMGIVLFAVNLGWLPPGGYEEIGAGYTGLRRAGDIALHLVLPTVTLALIFLATYLRIMRASMLEVMTLDFIRTARAKGLGETGVVLRHALRNALLPMVTLVGLQAGTMLGGSVVVESVFALPGLGRLAYESVVQRDLNTLLGIVFVSALLVISVNFVVDLLYARLDPRILAGR, from the coding sequence ATGCGCGTCCTCGCCCTGGCGCTGCGCCGGTTGGCGGCCAGCCTGCCGACGCTGCTGATCATCCTGGTCGGCCTGTTCCTGCTGCTCCAGCTCGCCCCCGGGGACACGGTGGACGCGCTGGTGGCGCAGATGGGCGGCGGCGATCCCACGATGATCGAGACGCTGCGCCAGTATTACGGGCTGGACGCCTCGGTGCCGGTGCAGCTCGGCCGCTACCTCTGGCGGCTGGTGCAGCTCGACCTCGGCCAGTCGGCCATCTACGGCAAGCCGGTGGCCGAGGTGATCCTGGAGCGCCTGCCGCCCACCCTGCTGCTGATGGGCTCCTCCCTCTCCCTCGCCTTCGCGGGGGGGATGGCGCTGGGGGTGGTCGCGGCGCGGCGGGTGAACCGCTGGCCGGACACGCTGATCTCCACCATCGGGCTGATCTTCTACGCCACGCCTTCCTTCTGGTTCGGGCTGATGGGAATCGTGCTCTTCGCGGTCAACCTGGGCTGGCTGCCGCCGGGCGGGTACGAGGAGATCGGGGCGGGCTACACCGGCCTGCGCCGGGCGGGCGACATCGCGCTGCACCTGGTGCTGCCGACGGTGACGCTGGCGCTGATCTTCCTCGCCACCTACCTGCGGATCATGCGGGCCTCGATGCTGGAGGTGATGACGCTGGACTTCATCCGCACCGCCCGGGCCAAGGGGCTGGGCGAGACGGGGGTGGTGCTGCGCCACGCGCTGCGCAACGCCCTGCTGCCGATGGTGACGCTGGTGGGGTTGCAGGCGGGGACCATGCTCGGCGGCTCGGTGGTGGTGGAGAGCGTCTTCGCCCTGCCGGGGCTCGGGCGGCTCGCCTATGAATCGGTGGTGCAGCGGGACCTGAACACGCTGCTGGGCATCGTCTTCGTCTCCGCCCTGCTGGTGATCTCGGTGAACTTCGTGGTGGACCTGCTCTACGCGCGGCTCGACCCGCGCATCCTGGCGGGGCGGTGA
- a CDS encoding ABC transporter substrate-binding protein: MPATRRDLLLSAAMGAAAALAPGRLLAQGGAPQRGGVLTVHMSGEQRILNPALRASTGVYIITSKIIEALFDLDAEGKPTPVLVDTWEGTPDGLTYTFRLRQGVKWHDGKPFTSADVQYNAMELWKTQLNYSTQLQQYLTAVDTPDEHTAVFRYSQPMPANLLTRALCDLGYVVPKHLFAGTNVIDNPANTAPVGTGPFKFVQYERGQYVIAERNPDYWRQGQPYLDRIVWRFITDRSAAAAALETGQLQVSAYNGLTLSDLDRLKTDARFTVTTKGTEANAFNNTLEFNHRRKELADVRVRRAIAHAIDVPFFIENFLYGLGRPATGPIPSSSTPFYPVGATPPYPFDKKKSEALLDEAGYRRGAGGVRFSLRLVPIQNGEDVPLLSTFIQQSLAAVGIRVEIVNLDIAGALSTVYRDWNFDLATGWHQYRGDPAVSTSVWYRSGSPKGAPWTNQWGWKSEKIDELTDRAAAELDPAKRKALYAEWTKAINEELPIWMVTEREFQTAISKRVQNALNQPRWGSSSWHDTWLAAG; this comes from the coding sequence ATGCCCGCGACCCGCCGCGACCTCCTCCTCTCCGCCGCCATGGGGGCCGCCGCGGCCCTGGCCCCCGGCCGGCTGCTGGCCCAGGGGGGTGCGCCGCAGCGCGGCGGCGTGCTGACCGTGCACATGAGCGGCGAGCAGCGCATCCTGAACCCCGCCCTGCGCGCCTCGACGGGCGTCTACATCATCACCAGCAAGATCATCGAGGCGCTGTTCGACCTCGACGCCGAGGGCAAGCCGACCCCCGTGCTGGTCGATACCTGGGAGGGGACGCCGGACGGGCTGACCTACACCTTCCGGCTGCGCCAGGGGGTGAAGTGGCACGACGGCAAGCCCTTCACCTCGGCCGACGTGCAGTACAATGCCATGGAGCTGTGGAAGACCCAGCTCAACTACTCCACCCAGCTGCAGCAGTACCTGACGGCAGTGGACACGCCGGACGAGCACACGGCCGTCTTCCGCTACTCCCAGCCGATGCCGGCCAACCTGCTGACCCGGGCGCTGTGCGACCTGGGCTATGTCGTGCCGAAGCACCTCTTCGCCGGGACGAACGTGATCGACAACCCGGCCAACACGGCCCCCGTCGGCACCGGGCCGTTCAAGTTCGTGCAGTACGAGCGCGGCCAGTACGTGATCGCCGAGCGCAACCCGGACTACTGGCGCCAGGGCCAGCCCTACCTGGACCGCATCGTCTGGCGCTTCATCACCGACCGCTCCGCGGCGGCGGCGGCGCTGGAGACGGGGCAGCTCCAGGTCTCCGCCTATAACGGGCTGACGCTGTCGGACCTCGACCGGCTGAAGACCGACGCCCGCTTCACCGTCACGACGAAGGGCACGGAGGCCAACGCCTTCAACAACACGCTGGAGTTCAACCACCGGCGCAAGGAGCTGGCCGATGTCCGCGTGCGGCGCGCCATCGCCCATGCGATCGACGTGCCCTTCTTCATCGAGAACTTCCTCTACGGGCTGGGCCGGCCGGCGACCGGGCCGATCCCCTCCTCCTCCACCCCCTTCTACCCGGTGGGCGCGACGCCGCCCTATCCCTTCGACAAGAAGAAGTCCGAGGCGCTGCTGGACGAGGCGGGCTACCGGCGCGGCGCGGGCGGGGTGCGCTTCTCGCTGCGGCTGGTGCCGATCCAGAACGGCGAGGACGTGCCGCTGCTCTCCACCTTCATCCAGCAGTCGCTGGCGGCGGTGGGCATCCGGGTCGAGATCGTGAACCTCGACATCGCGGGCGCGCTGTCCACCGTCTACCGCGACTGGAACTTCGACCTGGCGACCGGCTGGCACCAGTACCGCGGCGACCCGGCCGTCTCGACCAGCGTGTGGTACCGGTCCGGCAGCCCGAAGGGCGCGCCCTGGACCAACCAGTGGGGCTGGAAGTCCGAGAAGATCGACGAGCTGACCGACCGCGCCGCCGCCGAGCTGGATCCGGCGAAGCGCAAGGCGCTCTACGCGGAGTGGACCAAGGCGATCAACGAGGAGCTGCCGATCTGGATGGTGACGGAGCGCGAGTTCCAGACGGCTATCAGCAAGCGGGTGCAGAACGCGCTGAACCAGCCGCGCTGGGGGTCGAGCAGCTGGCACGACACCTGGCTGGCGGCGGGCTGA
- a CDS encoding CocE/NonD family hydrolase, with product MNRTEHRVPCRDGVRLATDVYLPEGEGPWPVILERTPYGKREVSRSERTAADPVPVRREAIAAYFTAAGYAVVYQDCRGRYGSEGEFVKYLADGEDGYDACAWIVAQPWCNGRIGTMGLSYAAHTQASLACLDPPGLAAQILDSGGFSDAWQGGIRRGGAFELKQASWAFNQGALAPETLADPVRRAAFAGEDLRAWFTRFPWKRGHSPVRHAPDYEGYLFEQWESGAFGDYWRKLGIYAKGWHDRYADVPCVHMSSWYDPYPRTATENFRGLRDAGRGRPSLILGPWTHGNRSQTAFGEVEFGAHATIDSWAGDWREFRRRFFDRWLKGEANGAEDDPAVRVFVMGGGSGRKDAAGRLEHGGHWRSASDWPLPGTRFADFHLHGDGRLDEAAPEPDATPLSWDADPRHPVPTIGGAITSMEPVITGGPYDQRERPDMFGHRAPFLPLASRADVLVFQTPPLEQDVTVIGPVVAHLWVASDAPDTDITAKLVDVYPAGADWPQGFAMNLCEGILRCRYRDDPSDPKPLQPGVPVPVTVELFPTANLFKAGHRIRLDIAASEFPHYDLNPQTGEPEGAWRRMRVAVNTLFVDAARPSRLVLPLVPAG from the coding sequence ATGAACCGCACCGAGCACAGGGTCCCCTGCCGCGACGGCGTGCGCCTCGCGACCGATGTCTACCTGCCCGAGGGCGAGGGCCCCTGGCCCGTCATCCTGGAGCGCACCCCCTACGGCAAGCGCGAGGTCTCGCGCTCCGAGCGCACGGCGGCCGATCCGGTGCCGGTGCGGCGCGAGGCGATCGCGGCGTATTTCACCGCCGCCGGCTATGCCGTGGTCTACCAGGATTGCCGCGGCCGCTACGGCAGCGAGGGCGAGTTCGTGAAGTACCTCGCCGATGGCGAGGACGGCTACGACGCCTGCGCCTGGATCGTCGCGCAGCCCTGGTGCAACGGGCGCATCGGCACGATGGGCCTCTCCTACGCCGCGCACACCCAGGCGTCCCTGGCCTGCCTGGACCCGCCGGGCCTCGCCGCGCAGATTCTCGATTCCGGCGGCTTCTCCGACGCCTGGCAGGGCGGCATCCGGCGCGGCGGCGCCTTCGAGCTGAAGCAGGCGAGCTGGGCCTTCAACCAGGGCGCCCTCGCGCCCGAGACCCTGGCCGACCCGGTGCGGCGCGCCGCCTTCGCGGGCGAGGACCTGCGCGCATGGTTCACCCGCTTCCCCTGGAAGCGCGGCCATTCCCCCGTGCGCCACGCGCCGGACTACGAGGGCTACCTGTTCGAGCAGTGGGAGAGCGGCGCCTTCGGCGACTACTGGCGCAAGCTCGGCATCTACGCCAAGGGCTGGCACGACCGCTACGCCGACGTGCCCTGCGTCCACATGTCCTCCTGGTACGACCCCTACCCGCGCACCGCGACGGAGAACTTCCGCGGCCTGCGCGATGCCGGGCGCGGGCGGCCCTCGCTGATCCTGGGTCCCTGGACGCATGGCAACCGCAGCCAGACCGCCTTCGGCGAGGTGGAGTTCGGCGCCCACGCCACCATCGATTCCTGGGCCGGCGACTGGCGCGAATTCCGCCGCCGCTTCTTCGACCGCTGGCTGAAGGGCGAGGCGAACGGGGCGGAGGACGACCCCGCCGTGCGCGTCTTCGTCATGGGCGGCGGCAGCGGGCGGAAGGACGCGGCCGGCCGGCTGGAGCATGGCGGGCACTGGCGCAGCGCGAGCGACTGGCCGCTGCCGGGCACGCGCTTCGCCGATTTCCACCTGCATGGCGACGGCCGGCTGGACGAGGCGGCGCCGGAGCCGGATGCCACGCCGCTCTCCTGGGATGCCGACCCGCGCCACCCCGTGCCCACCATCGGCGGCGCCATCACCTCGATGGAGCCGGTGATCACCGGCGGTCCCTATGACCAGCGCGAGCGGCCGGACATGTTCGGTCACCGCGCGCCCTTCCTGCCGCTTGCCTCGCGCGCCGACGTGCTGGTGTTCCAGACCCCGCCGCTGGAGCAGGACGTGACGGTGATCGGTCCCGTGGTCGCGCACCTCTGGGTGGCGTCGGATGCGCCGGACACGGACATCACCGCCAAGCTGGTCGACGTCTACCCGGCCGGCGCGGACTGGCCGCAGGGCTTCGCCATGAACCTGTGCGAGGGCATCCTGCGCTGCCGCTACCGCGACGACCCCTCTGACCCGAAGCCGCTGCAGCCGGGCGTGCCGGTGCCCGTGACGGTGGAGCTGTTCCCCACCGCCAACCTGTTCAAGGCCGGCCATCGCATCCGCCTGGACATCGCCGCCAGCGAGTTCCCCCACTACGACCTCAACCCCCAGACCGGCGAGCCGGAGGGGGCCTGGCGCCGGATGCGGGTGGCGGTGAACACGCTGTTCGTCGATGCGGCGCGGCCCTCGCGCCTCGTCCTGCCGCTGGTGCCGGCCGGCTGA
- a CDS encoding ABC transporter substrate-binding protein yields MTPAPALLGRCADSRWTRRLAFLALPLLWTGAAAAQGGSRVEARIAVQTETSSIDPHYALVGANQAIAQHLFDPLVGSDEHLRPIPGLTSFSNPEPDVWEFRLRDGARFQDGSPVTAEDIRASLERMPKVPNSPAPFIRLAGVVTAVEVVDERTIRLRSRGADPSVILNAMTAYIMPARIAATATTADFNAGRAVVGSGPWRFVDWTPGGPLRLARNDAYWGEKPAFERATIRPVAGDAARLAALLAGDADLINAVPPGEVAKLRANPALGVTASTSSRFIYIALDQGNAVSPFVTAKDGSALPNNPLRDARVRQALSLSINRAAIVDRVISGAARAAGQLAVEGQIGYAPDLAAPAFDVAAARRLLAEAGYPQGFRITLHSPNNRYVEDDKTAQAVAQFWTRLGLDARVEVMPSNVFFTRAGRREFSAFLIGFGHTTGDSWLGLSQVLHTFDAARGLGGLNRGRYSNPAFDALLEQARPVADPEARGALIRQAQEIAFRQDAAVLPLHVPDNVWAHRADLTYAGGLEENTLAQSLRPKR; encoded by the coding sequence ATGACCCCTGCCCCCGCCCTCCTCGGCCGATGCGCCGACTCGCGGTGGACACGCCGGCTGGCCTTTCTCGCCCTGCCCCTGCTCTGGACCGGCGCGGCGGCCGCCCAGGGGGGAAGCCGCGTCGAAGCGCGGATCGCCGTGCAGACCGAGACCTCCTCGATCGACCCGCACTACGCGCTGGTCGGCGCCAACCAGGCGATCGCGCAGCACCTGTTCGACCCGCTGGTGGGCTCGGACGAGCACCTGCGGCCCATCCCCGGCCTGACCAGCTTCTCCAACCCCGAGCCGGATGTCTGGGAGTTCCGCCTTCGCGACGGCGCCCGCTTCCAGGACGGCAGCCCCGTGACGGCGGAGGACATCCGCGCCTCGCTGGAGCGCATGCCCAAGGTGCCGAACAGCCCGGCGCCCTTCATCCGCCTCGCCGGCGTGGTGACGGCGGTGGAGGTGGTGGACGAGCGCACGATCCGCCTGCGCTCGCGTGGCGCCGATCCCTCGGTGATCCTGAACGCGATGACGGCCTACATCATGCCCGCCCGCATCGCGGCGACGGCAACGACCGCCGACTTCAACGCCGGCCGCGCGGTGGTAGGCTCCGGCCCCTGGCGCTTCGTGGACTGGACGCCGGGCGGGCCGCTGCGCCTCGCCCGCAACGACGCCTATTGGGGCGAGAAGCCGGCCTTCGAGCGCGCCACCATCCGCCCCGTGGCGGGCGACGCCGCGCGGCTGGCCGCGCTGCTGGCGGGCGACGCGGACCTCATCAACGCCGTCCCGCCGGGCGAGGTGGCGAAGCTGCGCGCCAACCCGGCGCTGGGCGTGACCGCCTCCACCTCCTCGCGCTTCATCTACATCGCGCTGGACCAGGGCAACGCCGTCTCGCCCTTCGTCACAGCGAAGGACGGCTCCGCCCTGCCGAACAACCCGTTGCGGGACGCGCGGGTGCGGCAGGCGCTGAGCCTCTCCATCAACCGCGCCGCGATCGTGGACCGCGTGATCTCCGGCGCCGCCCGCGCCGCGGGCCAGCTCGCGGTGGAGGGGCAGATCGGCTACGCCCCCGACCTCGCCGCCCCGGCCTTCGACGTGGCCGCCGCGCGCAGGCTGCTGGCCGAGGCGGGCTATCCCCAGGGCTTCCGCATCACCCTGCACTCGCCCAACAACCGCTATGTCGAGGACGACAAGACCGCCCAGGCGGTGGCGCAGTTCTGGACCCGGCTGGGGCTGGACGCGCGGGTGGAGGTGATGCCGTCCAACGTGTTCTTCACCCGCGCCGGGCGGCGGGAGTTCTCCGCCTTCCTGATCGGCTTCGGCCACACCACGGGCGATTCCTGGCTCGGCCTGTCGCAGGTGCTCCATACCTTCGACGCGGCACGCGGCCTGGGCGGGCTGAACCGCGGGCGCTACTCCAACCCCGCCTTCGACGCGCTGCTGGAGCAGGCGCGGCCGGTCGCCGACCCGGAGGCGCGCGGCGCGCTGATCCGCCAGGCGCAGGAGATCGCCTTCCGCCAGGACGCCGCCGTGCTGCCGCTGCACGTGCCGGACAACGTCTGGGCCCACCGCGCCGACCTGACCTATGCCGGCGGGCTGGAGGAGAACACCCTGGCGCAGAGCCTGCGGCCGAAGCGGTGA
- a CDS encoding IclR family transcriptional regulator: protein MTTPTAPAAPRDYTVDAVDKAIQILGIIAANPGLGVSEIARRCGDSRARVFRLLRTLEGRDLVARLGETPAYRLGYAALLLGSAAAAQIDIARLAQPVMRELGRATDETVQLRVRDGTEALCIAKWEPDRDIRSVAVVGRRRPLHAGSGKLLLAQAPEEVRASVLAGLGAAEAAALAGELEGLRDAEAIVTRGELSSDAIGLAVPVRDHRGVLVALLHIGGPSQRFGEERVAAILDLLRGAARRLSMALGAAAS from the coding sequence ATGACCACGCCCACCGCCCCGGCCGCGCCCCGCGACTACACCGTCGATGCCGTGGACAAGGCGATCCAGATCCTGGGCATCATCGCGGCGAATCCCGGCCTGGGAGTCAGCGAGATCGCCCGGCGCTGTGGCGACAGCCGGGCGCGCGTCTTCCGGTTGCTGCGCACGCTGGAGGGGCGCGACCTGGTGGCGCGCCTGGGCGAGACCCCCGCCTATCGCCTCGGCTACGCCGCCCTGCTGCTGGGCAGCGCCGCCGCCGCGCAGATCGACATCGCCCGCCTGGCCCAGCCGGTGATGCGCGAGCTGGGCCGCGCCACGGACGAGACGGTGCAGCTCCGCGTCCGCGACGGGACGGAGGCGCTGTGCATCGCCAAGTGGGAGCCGGACCGCGACATCCGCTCCGTCGCCGTGGTCGGGCGACGACGGCCGCTGCATGCCGGGTCGGGCAAGCTGCTGCTCGCCCAGGCGCCGGAGGAGGTGCGCGCCTCCGTGCTGGCCGGGCTGGGCGCCGCCGAGGCCGCCGCCCTCGCGGGGGAGCTGGAGGGGCTGCGGGATGCGGAGGCCATCGTCACGCGCGGCGAGCTGAGCAGCGATGCCATCGGCCTCGCCGTGCCGGTGCGCGACCACCGCGGCGTGCTGGTGGCGCTGCTGCACATCGGCGGGCCCTCGCAGCGCTTCGGCGAGGAACGGGTGGCCGCCATCCTGGACCTGCTGCGCGGGGCGGCACGGAGGCTGTCCATGGCGCTGGGGGCGGCGGCTTCTTAG
- a CDS encoding LysR substrate-binding domain-containing protein: MRDQVEVRQLRCFLAVAEEMNFGRAARRLGMTQPPLSLQIRNLERILGVELFDRSRRAIALTAAGRSLLGEADGLMRHLERVQRRLRAEAEGAQGQIELGTVAWGFMGPLQALLSRLRLSHPGIAVAVAEVGTGELLARVQSGEFDAGLVWADQARAPLAMRPVLAARAILAVPSGHPLARGRGAVPLAALEPESFVLVRRSATPPHRDRVILACTEAGFTPRVGHESASIASQLGIVACGTGIALVPSGARRLPVPGVAFRRLDRVVELGTLSIVWNGDEPASPGLRALIAASEPKGSTGRE; encoded by the coding sequence ATGCGGGACCAGGTGGAGGTGCGCCAGCTCCGCTGCTTCCTGGCCGTGGCGGAGGAGATGAACTTCGGCCGCGCGGCGCGCCGGCTGGGCATGACGCAGCCGCCGCTGAGCCTGCAGATCCGCAACCTGGAACGCATCCTGGGGGTGGAGCTGTTCGACCGCTCCCGCCGCGCCATCGCGCTGACCGCGGCCGGCCGCAGCCTGCTGGGCGAGGCGGACGGGCTGATGCGCCACCTGGAGCGGGTGCAGCGCAGGCTGCGCGCCGAGGCGGAAGGCGCGCAGGGCCAGATCGAGCTGGGCACCGTCGCCTGGGGCTTCATGGGTCCCCTGCAGGCGCTGCTCTCCCGCCTGCGCCTCTCGCATCCGGGCATCGCCGTGGCGGTCGCCGAGGTGGGCACCGGCGAGCTGCTGGCACGGGTGCAGTCGGGCGAGTTCGATGCGGGGCTGGTCTGGGCGGACCAGGCCCGCGCGCCCCTGGCGATGCGCCCGGTGCTGGCGGCGCGGGCGATCCTCGCCGTCCCGTCGGGCCATCCCCTGGCGCGCGGCCGCGGCGCCGTGCCCCTGGCCGCGCTGGAGCCGGAGAGCTTCGTGCTCGTCCGCCGCAGCGCGACGCCGCCGCACCGCGACCGGGTGATCCTGGCCTGCACCGAGGCGGGATTCACGCCGCGCGTCGGGCATGAGAGCGCGTCCATCGCCTCGCAGCTCGGCATCGTCGCCTGCGGCACCGGGATCGCCCTGGTGCCCTCGGGCGCCCGCCGCCTGCCGGTCCCCGGCGTCGCCTTCCGCCGGCTCGACCGGGTGGTCGAACTCGGCACGCTGTCCATCGTCTGGAACGGCGACGAGCCCGCTTCCCCCGGCCTGCGCGCCCTGATCGCCGCCTCGGAGCCGAAGGGGTCCACGGGCCGGGAATAG
- a CDS encoding RraA family protein, with protein MDINPPSEARPALGRVAGAQVHARPATPASEVIARFKALGDLTGTVSDVLDELGVDATIPSSTLRPTLDGQVVIGWAVTVRNVPQRFDRANMAREGRSSMAEIEGINQAEPGDVLVIEGIPDVSNMGGIIATICARQQLAGGVVDGGVRDVGRSRGLGFPIWSTARSPVTGKWRAVTAEVNGTVTVCGTTVDAGDLVIADDTGVCFVPRDRVLEVLERCEKATAKEDAWIEEIESGIPMQAITARLYGG; from the coding sequence ATGGATATCAACCCGCCTTCCGAAGCCCGCCCCGCGCTCGGCCGCGTCGCCGGCGCCCAGGTCCACGCCCGCCCCGCCACCCCGGCCAGCGAGGTGATCGCGCGCTTCAAGGCGCTGGGCGACCTGACCGGCACCGTCTCGGACGTGCTGGACGAGCTGGGGGTGGATGCGACCATCCCCTCCTCCACCCTGCGCCCGACGCTGGACGGGCAGGTGGTGATCGGCTGGGCGGTGACGGTGCGCAACGTGCCGCAGCGCTTCGACCGCGCGAACATGGCGCGCGAGGGCCGCTCCTCCATGGCGGAGATCGAGGGCATCAACCAGGCCGAGCCGGGCGACGTGCTGGTGATCGAGGGCATCCCCGACGTCTCCAACATGGGCGGCATCATCGCGACCATCTGCGCGCGGCAGCAGCTCGCGGGCGGGGTGGTCGATGGCGGCGTGCGCGATGTCGGCCGCTCCCGCGGGCTCGGCTTCCCGATCTGGTCCACGGCGCGCAGCCCGGTCACCGGCAAGTGGCGCGCGGTGACGGCGGAGGTGAACGGCACCGTCACCGTCTGCGGCACCACGGTGGATGCGGGCGACCTGGTGATCGCCGACGACACGGGCGTGTGCTTCGTGCCGCGCGACCGGGTGCTGGAGGTGCTGGAGCGCTGCGAGAAGGCGACGGCCAAGGAGGATGCCTGGATCGAGGAGATCGAGTCCGGCATCCCCATGCAGGCCATCACCGCCCGGCTCTACGGCGGCTGA
- a CDS encoding Bug family tripartite tricarboxylate transporter substrate binding protein produces MDRRTLLAATAGAAGLRALSPGPARASGAWPDRPIRLVVPFPPGQVSDVLARLLAAPLGTALGQPVVVDNRPGQAGSLGAAQVARAAPDGQTLLLGANANLVTNLHLYRNIPYNPVRDFRPVVPLTRTPAALAVHRSVPASTVQELVALLRAQPDRFSYGSSGAGTISHVFMEAFKLSAGVKVEHIPYAGSAPALTALAAQQVQVSFEALFNLVPLYRAGEVRLLAVAEPGRLPAFPDVPSMPEAGFPDLVFFSWTGIVVPAGTPEPVVERLNREVLTIMRSPAVAARLEEFVAEALPYTPDEFTDFLRREDERIGDLVRRVGLVIG; encoded by the coding sequence ATGGACCGACGTACCCTGCTGGCCGCCACGGCCGGCGCCGCGGGCCTGCGCGCCCTGTCGCCCGGCCCCGCCCGTGCCTCCGGCGCCTGGCCCGACCGGCCGATCCGCCTCGTCGTGCCCTTCCCGCCCGGGCAGGTGTCCGACGTGCTGGCCCGCCTCCTCGCCGCGCCGCTCGGCACGGCGCTGGGGCAGCCGGTGGTGGTGGACAACCGCCCGGGCCAGGCCGGCAGCCTCGGTGCCGCCCAGGTCGCCCGCGCCGCGCCGGACGGCCAGACCCTGCTGCTCGGGGCGAACGCCAACCTCGTCACCAACCTGCACCTCTACCGCAACATCCCCTACAACCCCGTGCGCGACTTCCGCCCGGTGGTGCCGCTGACACGCACCCCGGCGGCGCTGGCGGTGCACCGCTCCGTCCCCGCCAGCACGGTGCAGGAGCTGGTGGCGCTGCTGCGGGCACAGCCGGACCGCTTCTCCTATGGCTCCTCCGGCGCCGGCACGATCAGCCACGTCTTCATGGAGGCGTTCAAGCTCTCGGCCGGCGTGAAGGTGGAGCACATCCCCTACGCCGGTTCCGCCCCCGCCCTGACCGCGCTGGCGGCGCAGCAGGTGCAGGTGTCCTTCGAGGCGCTGTTCAACCTCGTCCCGCTGTACCGCGCCGGCGAGGTGCGGCTGCTGGCGGTGGCCGAGCCAGGGCGCCTGCCGGCCTTCCCGGACGTGCCCAGCATGCCGGAGGCGGGCTTCCCCGACCTCGTCTTCTTCTCCTGGACGGGCATCGTCGTGCCTGCCGGAACGCCGGAGCCGGTCGTCGAGCGACTGAACCGGGAGGTGCTGACGATCATGCGCAGTCCGGCCGTGGCGGCGCGGCTGGAGGAATTCGTGGCGGAGGCGCTGCCCTACACGCCCGACGAGTTCACCGATTTCCTGCGCCGGGAGGACGAGCGCATCGGAGACCTCGTCCGCCGCGTGGGGCTGGTCATCGGATAG